The following proteins come from a genomic window of Macrobrachium nipponense isolate FS-2020 chromosome 18, ASM1510439v2, whole genome shotgun sequence:
- the LOC135197167 gene encoding uncharacterized protein LOC135197167 isoform X2, which translates to MSSAVMLIWITTSLLLFARDGYDFVSCQSIDTSVDIQSFLNQFCSPGSTNPGCGGTAIIPPNSAPPSPPVTTPSSPPVTAPPTVSTDCSANERQCPQLGAYCFPSSVDCDAIGTVTCPLPQDYGVETQVLICGSGSSSGARCGDDRNVPVLTLLMVQCQGSNSIRESHVERFSALNGTGDDGGAGVYLCSATGQWDRKHGSTIENLIVSCRDAGCGRIPHPTNNMPVYRRWPWVRGIYKDDQFICTGTLVSQNALVTAAHCVTESNSAVADAFLDAYRVELPGLVQNHPMVRVQPTDIFIHPKYSRNDNEYRHDMAVIFFKLRHQQRLPTVCITNHQYSQELGRAQVAYPCRKGLPEALTWLRSARTWRRFGS; encoded by the exons ATGTCGTCTGCAGTGATGCTCATATGGATTACAACATCTCTTCTCCTTTTTGCGAGAG ATGGGTATGACTTCGTCTCTTGTCAGTCGATTGACACGTCTGTTGACATACAATCATTCTTAAATCAGTTTTGTTCCCCTGGCTCCACCAATCCAGGATGTGGG GGGACTGCAATCATCCCCCCAAACTCTGCGCCGCCCTCCCCGCCAGTCACTACGCcgtcctcccctccagtcactgcgcCGCCCACGGTCTCTACAGACTGCTCTGCTAATGAACGTCAATGTCCCCAGCTAGGGGCGTACTGTTTCCCCAGCAGTGTTGACTGTGATGCCATTG GCACTGTTACTTGTCCCCTACCACAAGATTACGGCGTCGAGACTCAGGTGCTTATATGTGGAAGTGGATCAAGTTCGGGTGCAAG GTGTGGGGATGACAGGAACGTCCCTGTGTTGACATTGCTCATGGTACAATGCCAGGGTAGCAATAGCATCAGAGAAAGTCATGTG GAGCGATTCAGTGCCCTGAATGGCACTGGGGACGATGGGGGCGCAGGTGTTTATTTGTGCTCGGCCACAGGTCAGTGGGACAGGAAACATGGATCTACAATTGAGAACTTGATTGTATCTTGCAGGGATGCAG GTTGTGGCCGCATACCCCATCCCACCAACAACATGCCTGTGTACAGACGATGGCCATGGGTGAGGGGTATTTACAAAGATGATCAGTTTATCTGTACAGGAACTCTTGTTTCACAAAACGCTCTGGTCACTGCAGCACACTGCGTTACTGA ATCAAATTCTGCAGTCGCTGATGCTTTCTTGGACGCCTATCGGGTAGAGCTGCCGGGGCTAGTACAAAATCACCCTATGGTCCGAGTACAG CCCACGGACATTTTCATTCACCCAAAGTACAGCCGAAACGATAACGAATACCGGCACGATATGGCTGTCATTTTCTTCAAGCTTAGACATCAACAAAGGCTACCGACCGTCTGTATTACTAATCATCAGTACAGCCAAGAACTTGGTCGAGCTCAGGTG